A portion of the Sphaerochaeta pleomorpha str. Grapes genome contains these proteins:
- a CDS encoding BtpA/SgcQ family protein, with the protein MSKNWLKDAYGTEKPIIAMCHLDPLPGDPKYDNNKGMEWVVDRALKNLTALQEGGVDAVMFSNEFSLPYLTKVEPITIAAMGRIIGEIKSEIKIPYGVNVLWDAKASVELAVVTGATFVREIFSGVYASDFGLWDTNYGSIARRRRDIGGESVKLMFNIFPEASVYLGNRDLVDIAKTTVFNHQPDILCISGRTAGAETSSELLARVAEAVPDTPVFANTGCTVESVASKLSVVDGAVVGSAFKRNGDFFEMVDKEEVLRFMDVVTAFRK; encoded by the coding sequence ATGAGTAAGAATTGGTTGAAAGATGCATATGGGACCGAAAAACCCATTATTGCAATGTGTCATCTTGATCCCCTTCCTGGGGACCCTAAGTATGATAACAACAAAGGAATGGAATGGGTGGTTGACCGAGCATTGAAGAACTTGACTGCATTGCAGGAAGGTGGTGTTGATGCGGTAATGTTTTCCAATGAGTTCAGTCTTCCGTATCTGACCAAAGTAGAGCCTATAACGATCGCAGCAATGGGAAGGATAATAGGGGAAATCAAATCCGAGATAAAGATTCCCTATGGGGTGAATGTTCTTTGGGATGCAAAAGCAAGTGTTGAACTTGCCGTAGTGACAGGAGCTACCTTTGTTCGTGAGATATTTAGCGGAGTCTATGCTAGTGACTTTGGTCTCTGGGATACCAACTATGGAAGCATTGCCAGAAGGAGACGTGATATCGGGGGAGAATCTGTCAAACTGATGTTCAATATATTCCCAGAGGCAAGTGTATATCTTGGAAACAGGGATCTTGTGGATATTGCAAAAACAACAGTTTTCAATCATCAGCCTGATATCCTCTGTATCTCTGGGAGAACTGCAGGGGCTGAGACTTCTTCTGAATTACTGGCCCGGGTTGCAGAAGCGGTACCTGATACTCCTGTCTTCGCAAATACCGGATGTACCGTTGAGAGTGTTGCATCGAAATTGTCAGTGGTTGATGGTGCTGTAGTTGGGTCGGCTTTCAAACGGAATGGGGATTTTTTTGAGATGGTCGACAAGGAAGAAGTATTGAGATTCATGGATGTCGTTACGGCATTCAGGAAATAA
- a CDS encoding iron-containing alcohol dehydrogenase, with amino-acid sequence MTFTYHIPTKVLFGIGQLNHLHEQDLPGKKALIVISSGKSTRANGYLQRVEDELKKAKVASVVFDKILPNPVRRHVSEGAAFAKEHGCDFVIGLGGGSTIDSAKAIAIMATNEGEFWDYIGGGSGGQKAIPTWPLPIVAITTTAGTGTEADPWLVITKEETNEKIGSGYLGTFPVLSIVDPELMVTVPPHLTAYQGFDALFHSTEGYINNTANTLSDLYSLEAIKVIARSLETAVKDGSNLKAREDVALGNTLAGMVESTSGCISEHSLEHAMSAYHPNLPHGAGLIMISREYYTHMASVHACDQRMVDMAKAMGKTDAKDPMDFVQALVELQKACQVDSLKMSDYQITQQELLPMVANARANMGGLFAVDPVVLSDEDCLKIYSKSFA; translated from the coding sequence ATGACATTTACATATCACATTCCAACGAAGGTTCTTTTTGGCATTGGTCAACTTAATCACCTGCATGAACAGGACCTGCCTGGAAAGAAAGCCCTGATCGTTATTTCTTCCGGTAAATCGACCCGGGCCAACGGATATTTACAGAGAGTGGAAGACGAACTTAAAAAAGCCAAGGTGGCATCTGTCGTGTTCGACAAAATCCTACCCAATCCAGTAAGAAGACATGTGAGCGAAGGAGCAGCCTTTGCCAAAGAGCACGGCTGTGATTTTGTAATCGGCCTGGGTGGTGGTTCCACGATTGACTCAGCGAAAGCCATTGCAATCATGGCTACCAATGAAGGTGAATTCTGGGATTATATCGGTGGTGGCAGTGGAGGCCAAAAAGCTATCCCAACCTGGCCTCTTCCCATCGTGGCAATCACTACGACTGCAGGAACCGGTACAGAAGCCGATCCTTGGCTGGTAATCACCAAAGAAGAGACCAACGAGAAAATTGGTTCGGGCTACCTCGGGACCTTCCCTGTGTTAAGCATCGTAGACCCAGAACTCATGGTTACGGTTCCTCCCCATCTGACTGCCTACCAGGGCTTTGATGCCTTGTTCCACAGCACAGAGGGGTATATCAACAATACAGCGAATACACTCAGCGACCTTTATAGCCTCGAGGCTATCAAGGTTATTGCCCGGAGTCTTGAAACCGCAGTGAAAGATGGTAGCAACCTTAAGGCAAGGGAAGATGTGGCCCTGGGAAATACCCTAGCTGGTATGGTAGAGTCGACCTCGGGTTGTATCTCTGAACATTCTCTCGAACATGCAATGAGTGCTTATCATCCAAATCTTCCCCATGGGGCAGGCCTGATCATGATTAGCCGTGAATACTATACCCACATGGCTTCGGTTCATGCCTGTGACCAGCGAATGGTTGATATGGCCAAGGCAATGGGAAAGACCGATGCAAAGGATCCTATGGATTTTGTGCAGGCTCTTGTCGAATTGCAGAAAGCCTGTCAGGTTGACTCGCTTAAAATGTCAGACTACCAGATTACACAGCAAGAGTTGCTTCCTATGGTTGCAAATGCCAGAGCCAACATGGGCGGTCTTTTTGCTGTCGATCCTGTAGTATTGTCCGATGAGGATTGTCTCAAGATTTACTCAAAGTCTTTTGCCTAA
- a CDS encoding DeoR/GlpR family DNA-binding transcription regulator, with protein MNKRQQVILGLLDQSGFISVADLSARLQVSEMTIRRDLQPLEEKMMIRRVHGGAMTINKCIQEPQFDLRASSSLEAKQTIARLAASLVKEGTTIALDSGTTALALAQSLADYQEITIITTNLRVMNFCLSHSNLQVIVPGGLLRPGEGSLIGSYTLEFLRNIHVDQFFMGIGGIDSKVGVTEYNAEDAAVKRILVENSHQVIALADYSKFNKITFAKICDLEVLDIVVTDGKVPEPLRDSFQQQGITVIQPK; from the coding sequence ATGAATAAGAGACAACAAGTAATCCTTGGGTTATTGGATCAATCAGGTTTCATTTCTGTTGCAGATCTTTCTGCCCGTTTGCAGGTATCTGAAATGACAATTCGACGAGATCTTCAACCGCTTGAGGAAAAAATGATGATCCGTAGGGTTCACGGCGGGGCAATGACCATTAATAAATGCATCCAGGAACCACAGTTTGATTTGCGTGCTTCCAGTTCTTTGGAAGCAAAACAAACAATTGCACGCTTGGCGGCTTCCCTGGTTAAGGAAGGCACTACCATAGCTCTTGATAGTGGGACAACAGCCTTGGCGTTGGCTCAAAGCCTAGCAGATTATCAAGAGATTACTATTATCACCACTAACCTTCGGGTTATGAATTTCTGTCTCAGTCATAGCAACCTACAGGTAATTGTACCTGGAGGATTGCTTCGCCCCGGAGAAGGTTCTCTGATAGGTAGTTACACACTTGAGTTTTTGAGGAATATCCACGTTGACCAATTTTTTATGGGCATTGGTGGGATTGACAGCAAAGTAGGGGTAACTGAATACAATGCAGAGGATGCTGCTGTAAAAAGGATCTTGGTGGAAAACTCCCATCAGGTTATCGCTTTGGCTGATTATTCTAAATTTAATAAGATCACATTTGCAAAAATCTGTGATCTGGAGGTTCTTGATATTGTTGTTACCGACGGTAAGGTACCTGAGCCTCTTCGCGATTCATTTCAGCAACAAGGAATAACGGTGATCCAACCGAAATAG